From the genome of Panulirus ornatus isolate Po-2019 chromosome 8, ASM3632096v1, whole genome shotgun sequence, one region includes:
- the LOC139749907 gene encoding uncharacterized protein, with amino-acid sequence MSLHRTEGGIGEDDLRIFRLFKICMCEGHHVFYLIFNWGCKRDLSKSLKVYLHEKGMDNSTFKSIFNADFRKNIDDNTSGDEFDVSLLYVCIQNVCEKVAQRHDPAWKTGDDNRLESVCTFIKNFRNILTHHPKVEDDIKMNALLAEFQDKLKKAIELAGKLYSRSSSEIDDEVAAMNGNIDKIMNAPLTSEDEKYLTALDDFRKCRKNPFKENAALELVSKYESMSRVDPASFITGKERLPVKNVFTRLEVIQEQEKISKEKSVDYEALLTITADGDKPVVTVVEGDAGAGKTTLSKLVLDDWSSLKTHGESFTFQGLDTYDLVLYAEGRNKIVDSFLDLLKCLMPNVCNELTDDDLLYFVHNMSILLIVDGLDELNTASRKFIDDVFDKHIPMCDGKLRLVITTRPNMLKDLPSLFRKQTKVHTRLRGIAREKREEFVQKLHDEMIREGQSEQSTQDLVDYLKQSHTRLGEHYRLPLNLTLLTYLWAYDPVRVNAVTTGTGLYIALHELVQERLTERLKHLLGVVKDFSEEREEFLHELYQVCLETLSAGNIQLSSESKEKLEVKCKNLKLSLHEMCAPFLVLEREWTPYGYKFDFFVPHKSIMEFYAAFRIFYLIDSEEVIDSEEVGKLNLLNVPQEKKEKILQILMKDNEPRPKKLIDIMSRLLKDFKQEKLSDYQNMFLHLGGLLAQKKRHVLEQYAEDLVELLHQSRLKETQWLDLVVETKCADSVAALVALQIKKQLLVRDGHTGAALKMFTRLDIRTPVQIILENEVHTIPLLDQLLEGVSRRSCDVELLLKHQWKHSQYGSSDSLVQKLTEGAKKPTCRLSRFWGYLETFTVLPSTVTSLRFSIVDTDHANAICAEFTKLTRWLSIETLGVHIMRGVSPASLKPLPMVKPVKKECGSLWISDVEDVEWACQVAVALLPNEGRYRSIMLPRSKLSLETCRKLLLSLKKKGVKVLNRGSIYISSDTITESEMYDIRQEAREMLDAENCEVLSCGESTMW; translated from the exons ATGTCGCTCCATCGTACTGAAGGTGGTATTGGGGAAGATGACCTACGGATCTTCAGACTCTTTAAGATCTGTATGTGTGAGGGGCATCATGTGTTCTACCTTATCTTTAACTGGGGATGTAAGAGAGACTTATCAAAGTCCCTAAAGGTTTACCTTCATGAAAAAGGCATGGATAATAGTACCTTCAAGAGTATCTTTAATGCCGACTTTAGGAAGAACATAGATGACAATACCTCAGGTGACGAGTTTGACGTGTCTTTACTCTACGTGTGCATtcagaatgtctgtgagaaagtTGCTCAAAGACATGACCCCGCCTGGAAGACAGGAGATGATAACAGACTGGAATCTGTCTGCACGTTCATCAAGAATTTCAGGAACATCCTAACGCATCATCCAAAAGTCGAAGATGACATCAAAATGAATGCTTTACTAGCTGAATTCCAGGACAAGCTGAAAAAGGCTATTGAACTAGCTGGGAAACTGTACAGCCGTAGTTCGTCAGAGATTGATGACGAGGTTGCAGCTATGAATGGTAATATTGACAAAATCATGAACGCGCCCTTGACCTCAGAGGACGAAAAATATCTTACAGCATTGGATGACTTCAGGAAGTGTCGAAAGAATCCATTCAAGGAAAATGCAGCACTTGAACTTGTAAGTAAGTATGAGAGTATGTCAAGGGTGGATCCGGCCTCATTTATCACTGGCAAGGAGAGACTACCAGTAAAGAATGTCTTTACTCGGCTCGAGGTCATCCAAGAGCAGGAGAAGATTAGCAAGGAGAAATCTGTGGACTATGAGGCGTTGCTGACAATTACAGCAGATGGTGACAAGCCAGTTGTCACGGTGGTAGAAGGCGACGCAGGTGCTGGAAAGACGACTCTTTCAAAACTCGTTCTAGATGACTGGTCATCTCTGAAGACCCATGGAGAGTCTTTCACCTTCCAAGGTCTCGATACGTATGATCTTGTCCTTTACGCTGAGGGAAGGAACAAGATAGTCGACAGTTTTTTAGATTTACTTAAATGTCTAATGCCAAATGTTTGCAACGAACTTACGGATGATGATTTGCTTTATTTTGTGCATAATATGAGTATTTTGCTGATAGTAGATGGCCTGGATGAGTTAAACACTGCCTCACGCAAATTCATAGATGATGTATTTGATAAGCACATACCAATGTGTGATGGTAAGCTTCGTCTTGTGATAACTACAAGACCCAACATGTTAAAGGACCTGCCAAGCTTATTCCGGAAGCAGACCAAAGTACACACCAGGCTCAGAGGAATTGcacgagagaaaagagaagagtttgTCCAGAAACTCCATGATGAAATGATAAGAGAAGGACAAAGCGAACAAAGCACACAGGACTTGGTGGACTATCTGAAGCAGTCGCACACACGTCTGGGCGAGCACTACCGCTTACCCCTAAACCTGACCCTCTTAACCTATCTATGGGCTTATGATCCAGTCCGTGTTAACGCGGTTACGACAGGCACAGGCCTTTATATTGCCTTACACGAACTAGTTCAGGAGCGCTTGACTGAGAGGCTCAAACATCTTCTAGGTGTCGTGAAGGATTTCTCAGAGGAACGCGAGGAGTTCTTACATGAATTATACCAAGTATGTCTTGAGACCCTTTCCGCAGGGAACATCCAATTGTCCTCTGAGTCTAAGGAAAAGTTGGAGGTTAAGTGCAAAAATTTGAAATTATCTTTACATGAGATGTGTGCTCCATTCCTAGTCCTGGAGAGAGAATGGACCCCTTATGGCTAcaaatttgatttttttgtgCCACACAAAAGCATAATGGAATTCTACGCTGCTTTTCGGATTTTTTATCTAATTGATAGTGAAGAGGTTATTGATAGTGAAGAGGTAGGCAAGCTGAATTTGCTAAACGTTCctcaagaaaagaaagagaaaatacttCAAATCCTTATGAAAGATAACGAGCCACGGCCAAAGAAACTTATTGACATCATGAGTCGTCTTCTGAAAGACTTCAAGCAAGAGAAATTGTCTGATTATCAAAATATGTTCCTTCATTTGGGTGGACTATTGGCACAAAAGAAACGTCATGTTCTGGAGCAGTACGCAGAGGATTTGGTGGAACTACTGCACCAGTCGAGGTTGAAAGAAACTCAGTGGCTGGACTTAGTGGTAGAAACCAAATGTGCTGACAGCGTGGCCGCCCTGGTGGCACTACAGATTAAGAAA CAACTTCTAGTACGAGATGGTCATACAGGAGCAGCACTGAAGATGTTCACGCGCTTAGACATCAGGACTCCAGTACAAATAATTCTGGAAAATGAGGTTCATACTATCCCACTACTGGACCAGCTGTTGGAGGGCGTTTCCAGGAGGAGTTGCGATGTAGAGCTTCTCCTCAAGCATCAGTGGAAGCACAGCCAGTATGGCAGTTCCGATAGTCTCGTCCAGAAACTCACTGAAGGCGCCAAGAAGCCAAC ATGTAGACTGAGTCGCTTCTGGGGATACCTGGAAACCTTTACAGTGTTGCCATCGACTGTGACGAGTCTTCGCTTCAGTATTGTCGACACCGACCATGCCAATGCGATCTGTGCTGAGTTCACAAAACTAACCAGATGGCTGTCGATAGAAACCTTAG gGGTTCATATAATGAGGGGAGTGTCGCCTGCCTCTCTGAAGCCGCTGCCAATGGTGAAACCTGTCAAGAAGGAGTGTGGTAGCCTCTGGATATCAGACGTGGAGGACGTGGAGTGGGCCTGCCAGGTGGCCGTAGCTCTCTTGCCCAATGAAGG AAGGTATCGTAGCATTATGCTCCCACGAAGCAAACTAAGCCTGGAGACCTGTCGGAAGTTGCTGCTGAGTCTGAAGAAGAAGGGTGTCAAGGTGTTGAATAGGGGCTCCATTTATATTTCGTCGGACACCATCACCGAGTCAGAGATGTACGACATCAGACAAGAAGCTCGGGAGATGCTAGATGCTGAAAACTGTGAAGTTCTCAG TTGTGGAGAGTCAACTATGTGGTGA